A genomic region of Pseudomonas sp. MPC6 contains the following coding sequences:
- a CDS encoding HDOD domain-containing protein, with product MRVMILDDDPWIAELLKQLVLSLRPLAIVDSFGDVASALHAWQQNAYQMVMADWNLPDASGVSLLQTIREHDQETPLIMITGRSDRDSVLEVRPLGISAFITKPFQVSRVVELLKMLLPPDSSIQKIPVIDESLISYLGKLSADELDLPLLAQVKERLQRGYGGEQLDVRELVQEWQHDPALCAHLIAAANSAAYHGVGQPCTSLIDAIKRLGRLTSVNLALSQALRQANTQTNGLLMIRMQSELDNSERLAEQVVSLARRCKLDPAPLQSAALLHRIGELCVLYQIQKWEGQGKSLDEEALSQALLDFAAPFAISLKACWGLPLALRELIGAIYVLPPMQVRREQVVMRLAAAINNGEPEADLERLQRLSGLP from the coding sequence ATGCGCGTGATGATTTTGGATGATGATCCCTGGATAGCCGAGCTGTTGAAACAATTGGTTTTGAGCCTGCGCCCGCTGGCGATAGTTGATAGCTTTGGCGATGTTGCCAGCGCTTTGCATGCCTGGCAACAGAATGCCTATCAGATGGTCATGGCTGACTGGAATCTACCGGATGCCAGCGGTGTGAGTCTGCTGCAGACGATTCGTGAGCATGATCAGGAAACACCGCTGATTATGATCACCGGGCGTTCCGATCGGGACAGTGTCCTGGAGGTGCGGCCTCTGGGGATTAGCGCTTTTATTACCAAGCCGTTTCAGGTGTCGCGCGTCGTTGAGCTTCTCAAGATGCTCCTTCCTCCAGATTCCTCTATCCAGAAAATCCCTGTCATTGATGAGAGCTTGATCAGTTATCTCGGTAAATTATCCGCAGATGAGTTAGACCTGCCTTTACTCGCGCAGGTCAAGGAAAGACTTCAGCGTGGATACGGGGGAGAACAGCTGGACGTTCGCGAGCTTGTCCAGGAATGGCAGCATGACCCGGCGCTTTGCGCTCATCTGATCGCGGCAGCCAACAGCGCTGCTTATCATGGGGTCGGCCAACCCTGCACCAGTTTGATCGATGCCATTAAACGATTGGGACGGCTTACCAGTGTCAATCTGGCGTTGAGCCAGGCCCTGCGACAAGCCAATACCCAAACCAATGGGCTGCTGATGATCCGAATGCAATCCGAGTTGGATAATTCCGAGCGACTGGCTGAACAGGTTGTTTCCCTGGCTCGGCGATGCAAGCTGGATCCGGCGCCACTGCAGAGTGCTGCGTTGCTGCACCGGATAGGCGAGCTTTGTGTGCTTTACCAAATCCAGAAGTGGGAGGGCCAGGGGAAAAGCCTGGACGAAGAAGCGCTTTCCCAGGCCCTGCTTGATTTCGCAGCCCCTTTTGCCATCAGCTTGAAAGCCTGCTGGGGACTCCCATTGGCTCTGCGTGAGTTAATAGGCGCGATCTATGTGTTGCCTCCCATGCAGGTACGCCGTGAACAAGTGGTTATGCGACTTGCTGCGGCCATTAACAATGGCGAGCCTGAGGCAGACCTTGAAAGACTGCAACGATTGTCGGGCCTGCCCTGA
- a CDS encoding CHASE domain-containing protein: MRMRKHQFFALNREVATTLAVGLGASFLGWWILERINEQHAQEAIVAATEEAAELVLTRLNLYQYGLRGARGTVLTAGEHGISREVFDQYHKTRDLVSEFPGASSLGFIRRVPQREEGEFLKSARADGKADFSIRQLSPHSGERYIVQYAEPVEGNQAAIGLDIASETARREAAQSSIQSGVARLTGPITLVQNTAKPQQSFLVLMPIFRGGETPATAVERETAAFGWIYAVLQTEQVLRGLRIENETVHLRLRDITVPGQETLFYESTNDSASRETLMTHQVEREVYGRRWQIELGAHPLFVQRLHQVSPAVVLLMGGLLTLLLATLAGVVRVSRQRRRQLNSSLEEQVAQRTSELRHLNLLLGTVLRSATEVSIIATDLNGVIRVFNKGAERLLGYDAEELLGKNTPTLIHVPEEVADRGVELTKEYAQAIDGFRVFTHKPEREGAETREWTYIRKDGSRLPVTLVVTAMRDDEGKLSGYLGIAVDITERKAAEKELAASLETTQKQRSELMTVHEQLLMAAEVAELGVWSWTLADNSLQWNDRMFEFYGQSLSLRNNGLSYKHWYSRVHPEDAVAAAENLDAAVKGLAVYNPTFRVVLPDGQIRFIQAGAQIERSPSGAALRVTGINRDITSQRKLESHLLYAKEQADTASAAKSAFLANMSHEIRTPMNAVLGMLQLVQNTDLNGRQLDYVSKAQTAAKSLLGLLNDILDYSKIEAGKLQLDVHPFELELLMRDLAVVLAGNQGQKEVEVLFDLVSNLPNDLIGDSLRLQQVLINLAGNALKFTMEGQIVVSVEQLLRTDTTVSLRIAVSDTGIGISPEQLQRIFEGFTQAEASTSRRFGGTGLGLVICKRLVSLMGGELQVESRQGVGSRFWFDITLEIAPTSLLRSACPEVDVSIRILVVDDNAMAGELLVRTVHALGWKADHVSGGTQAIEWVKNAQVRGETYDVVLMDWRMSDMDGLSAAQLIHQQGNGVPPPMIIMITAYGREVLADVLQTGDAPFVGFLTKPVTPKQVADAVRQALDGRGLPQSLPSSSTVGRPQRLAGLRLLVVEDNKLNRQVADELLTGEGAQVTLAEGGLEGVSRVVTEKVPFDVVLMDIQMPDIDGLEATRRIRSNPRFAALPIVAMTANVSSTDLDACLAAGMNEHVGKPIDLEQLVATLLVQAGRENSQVSLSLAQANTGDSLTEPRASIIERFGGDIDLIRNVLRTFGPELEKQRVSLLDAIQRQDASGAAFVLHTICGSCGTMGAKAVSLLAGKLEHELKKGDEKSVASLLTDATWFDELSRLLQQSIEQMNVDFGQSHSAKVSVDSEMMALTQWRESLKEILLLLEAGNLQAIELTDALASKTPPFLRPQFDELVGMVQSLDFSSAMPIGRELLRSA; encoded by the coding sequence ATGAGGATGAGAAAGCATCAGTTTTTTGCATTGAACCGGGAAGTAGCGACAACTCTGGCGGTGGGCCTGGGGGCAAGCTTTCTGGGGTGGTGGATCCTTGAACGGATCAACGAACAGCATGCTCAAGAAGCGATCGTAGCGGCGACCGAGGAGGCCGCAGAGTTGGTTTTGACGCGTCTTAATCTTTACCAATACGGATTGCGAGGCGCTCGTGGAACGGTGCTGACAGCGGGTGAGCATGGCATCAGCCGCGAAGTTTTTGACCAATATCACAAAACCCGTGACCTTGTTTCTGAGTTCCCCGGCGCGAGCTCCTTGGGCTTTATCAGGCGTGTACCGCAGCGCGAGGAAGGCGAGTTCCTCAAGTCCGCTCGGGCGGACGGCAAAGCCGATTTCTCCATTCGTCAACTCTCACCCCATTCCGGCGAGCGTTACATTGTCCAGTATGCCGAACCGGTTGAGGGTAACCAGGCTGCAATCGGCTTGGACATAGCTTCGGAAACAGCGCGGCGAGAGGCTGCCCAATCCTCGATACAGAGCGGTGTGGCACGGTTAACCGGGCCCATCACTCTGGTACAGAACACAGCGAAACCGCAGCAGTCTTTCCTGGTTCTGATGCCCATCTTTCGCGGTGGAGAGACTCCGGCGACCGCCGTTGAGCGAGAGACAGCAGCGTTTGGCTGGATCTATGCCGTGTTGCAGACAGAGCAGGTACTCAGAGGCCTGCGCATAGAAAACGAGACGGTGCATCTGCGATTGAGGGATATCACTGTCCCTGGGCAAGAGACGCTGTTTTATGAAAGCACCAACGACTCGGCCAGTCGTGAAACGCTGATGACCCATCAGGTGGAGCGCGAGGTATACGGGAGGCGATGGCAAATCGAACTTGGCGCGCATCCGTTGTTCGTCCAGCGCCTGCATCAGGTTTCACCAGCAGTCGTCCTGTTGATGGGTGGTTTGCTCACTCTTCTACTGGCTACTCTGGCGGGTGTCGTGCGTGTCAGCCGTCAACGCCGGCGGCAACTCAACTCCAGCCTGGAGGAGCAGGTTGCGCAACGAACTTCCGAGTTGCGGCATCTCAATCTGTTGTTGGGTACTGTGTTGCGCTCGGCCACCGAGGTCTCGATCATTGCGACAGATCTCAATGGTGTTATCCGGGTGTTCAACAAAGGCGCCGAACGCTTGTTGGGGTATGACGCCGAAGAGTTACTGGGTAAAAACACCCCAACGCTGATCCATGTACCAGAGGAAGTCGCTGATCGTGGCGTTGAGCTGACCAAGGAATACGCTCAGGCTATCGATGGTTTCCGTGTGTTTACCCATAAACCTGAGCGTGAAGGCGCTGAAACCCGGGAGTGGACTTACATACGTAAGGACGGCTCACGATTACCCGTCACGTTGGTAGTCACAGCCATGCGCGATGACGAAGGGAAGTTGAGCGGTTACCTGGGCATCGCGGTCGACATCACCGAACGTAAAGCGGCAGAAAAGGAACTGGCCGCGAGTTTGGAGACAACGCAGAAGCAACGAAGCGAACTGATGACGGTGCACGAGCAGTTATTAATGGCCGCTGAAGTAGCCGAGCTGGGCGTCTGGTCCTGGACATTGGCGGACAATTCATTGCAGTGGAATGACCGTATGTTCGAGTTCTACGGTCAGTCACTGTCGTTGCGCAATAATGGTCTGAGTTATAAGCACTGGTACTCTCGTGTTCACCCTGAGGATGCGGTGGCTGCGGCTGAAAATCTGGATGCAGCAGTCAAGGGGCTTGCGGTATACAACCCCACATTTCGCGTCGTGCTCCCCGACGGCCAGATCCGCTTCATCCAGGCCGGCGCGCAGATCGAACGCAGTCCGAGCGGTGCGGCTTTGCGTGTGACGGGTATCAATCGGGACATCACCTCCCAGCGCAAACTGGAGTCACATCTGTTGTACGCCAAGGAACAGGCCGATACCGCGAGTGCGGCCAAATCTGCCTTCCTGGCCAACATGAGCCACGAAATTCGCACACCGATGAACGCCGTGCTGGGTATGTTGCAGTTGGTGCAGAACACTGACCTGAACGGTCGCCAGCTCGATTATGTGAGCAAAGCGCAGACCGCTGCGAAATCACTGCTGGGTTTGCTCAATGACATCCTCGACTACTCCAAGATTGAGGCCGGCAAATTGCAACTGGATGTGCACCCATTCGAACTCGAATTGCTCATGCGTGACCTCGCCGTTGTGCTCGCCGGTAACCAGGGGCAGAAAGAGGTCGAGGTCTTGTTTGACCTGGTCTCCAATCTGCCCAACGACCTGATAGGCGATAGCCTGCGGCTGCAACAGGTGCTGATCAACCTGGCGGGCAATGCCCTCAAATTCACCATGGAAGGCCAGATCGTGGTCAGCGTCGAGCAACTGCTGCGCACGGATACCACTGTGAGCTTGCGTATCGCCGTTTCTGATACCGGCATTGGAATCAGCCCCGAGCAACTTCAACGCATTTTCGAAGGTTTTACTCAGGCCGAGGCTTCAACCAGCCGCCGTTTTGGTGGCACCGGTCTGGGCTTGGTGATCTGCAAGCGGCTGGTCAGCCTGATGGGCGGTGAGCTTCAGGTGGAAAGCCGGCAGGGCGTCGGAAGCCGCTTCTGGTTCGATATCACACTGGAGATTGCGCCAACTTCCCTGCTGAGATCTGCCTGTCCTGAAGTCGATGTGTCCATACGGATACTGGTAGTCGACGACAACGCCATGGCGGGTGAATTGCTGGTGCGAACCGTCCATGCATTGGGATGGAAGGCCGATCATGTGAGTGGTGGCACGCAAGCAATTGAATGGGTGAAGAACGCCCAGGTGCGAGGCGAGACCTACGACGTGGTGCTGATGGACTGGCGGATGTCTGATATGGATGGGCTGAGCGCTGCGCAATTGATCCACCAGCAGGGCAACGGCGTGCCACCGCCAATGATCATTATGATCACTGCTTACGGCCGCGAAGTGCTGGCCGATGTCCTCCAGACGGGAGACGCGCCCTTCGTGGGGTTTCTCACCAAGCCTGTCACCCCCAAGCAAGTAGCCGACGCTGTTCGGCAAGCACTCGACGGCAGAGGCCTTCCACAGTCACTCCCGTCCAGTTCGACTGTTGGCAGGCCGCAGCGTCTGGCCGGGTTGCGGTTATTGGTGGTGGAAGACAACAAGCTCAATCGGCAGGTTGCCGATGAGTTACTGACGGGGGAAGGCGCTCAGGTGACGCTGGCTGAAGGAGGGCTGGAAGGGGTGAGCAGGGTGGTGACTGAGAAAGTGCCCTTCGACGTCGTATTGATGGATATCCAGATGCCGGATATTGATGGCTTGGAGGCGACCCGTCGCATTCGATCGAATCCACGCTTTGCCGCGCTGCCGATTGTGGCGATGACCGCAAATGTCTCCAGTACTGATCTTGACGCCTGTCTTGCTGCGGGGATGAATGAGCATGTCGGCAAGCCCATAGATCTGGAACAACTCGTCGCAACGCTGCTCGTTCAAGCGGGTCGTGAGAATAGCCAGGTATCTCTATCCTTGGCGCAAGCCAATACAGGAGACAGTCTCACCGAGCCTCGTGCATCGATCATAGAGCGCTTTGGCGGTGACATCGATTTGATCCGCAACGTGCTGCGTACCTTTGGCCCGGAACTGGAAAAGCAGCGTGTCAGCTTGCTCGATGCGATCCAGCGCCAAGATGCATCGGGGGCAGCTTTCGTGCTCCATACCATTTGTGGTAGCTGCGGCACCATGGGGGCCAAGGCGGTGTCGCTGCTGGCCGGCAAATTGGAGCACGAACTGAAAAAGGGAGATGAAAAGTCTGTAGCAAGCCTCCTTACTGACGCAACATGGTTTGATGAACTGAGCCGGTTACTGCAACAGAGTATTGAGCAGATGAATGTCGACTTTGGTCAGAGCCATAGCGCAAAGGTGAGTGTTGATTCAGAAATGATGGCGCTCACGCAATGGCGAGAATCCCTCAAAGAGATTTTGCTGTTGCTGGAAGCGGGCAACCTTCAAGCCATAGAGCTGACAGACGCTTTGGCGTCAAAAACGCCGCCATTCCTGCGCCCACAGTTCGACGAACTGGTTGGCATGGTGCAGTCACTAGACTTTTCCTCAGCGATGCCGATTGGTCGTGAACTGTTGAGATCTGCCTGA
- a CDS encoding diguanylate cyclase — MEQSMETWLPHFHNRPKLLIVDDQPINIRVLHELFRKDCDVFMATRGEQAITICQTRLPDLILLDVVMEGMDGHEVCRRLKADPATQDIPIIFITAQQQESDEVLGLELGAVDFISKPINPIIVRARVRTHLTLKVQNDLLRSMALIDGLTGVANRRKFDEDILADWSQCFREQKPLSLIMVDVDFFKRYNDRYGHQAGDGCLKSVAQALSEIVRRPYDLVARYGGEEFACVLPNTGFSGAVEMAEKMLERVRALNIEHSASDVDRVVTISLGVATATPVGDLKFQTLIEAADKQLYEAKRTGRGRVCSER, encoded by the coding sequence ATGGAACAATCGATGGAAACCTGGTTGCCACATTTCCATAACCGTCCAAAACTCCTCATAGTCGACGACCAACCGATTAATATCCGGGTACTCCATGAGTTGTTTCGTAAGGACTGTGATGTGTTCATGGCCACCAGGGGTGAGCAGGCGATCACGATATGCCAGACCCGTCTACCCGATCTGATTCTGCTGGACGTGGTCATGGAGGGCATGGACGGGCATGAAGTGTGCCGTCGACTCAAGGCTGACCCTGCGACCCAGGACATCCCCATTATATTCATTACCGCACAGCAGCAGGAGTCGGATGAGGTACTAGGTTTGGAACTTGGTGCGGTTGACTTCATCAGCAAACCCATCAATCCAATCATTGTCAGAGCGCGTGTGCGAACACACCTGACCCTGAAAGTACAGAACGATCTGCTGCGTTCCATGGCGTTAATTGATGGTCTTACTGGAGTGGCTAATCGACGCAAATTCGATGAGGACATATTGGCAGATTGGAGTCAGTGCTTTCGAGAGCAAAAGCCGCTGTCGCTCATCATGGTGGATGTCGACTTTTTCAAACGCTACAACGACCGATATGGGCACCAAGCTGGAGATGGCTGCTTGAAATCTGTTGCCCAAGCATTATCTGAAATAGTTAGACGCCCCTACGACCTGGTCGCTCGATATGGCGGCGAAGAGTTTGCCTGCGTGCTACCCAATACAGGTTTTTCTGGGGCAGTCGAAATGGCAGAAAAAATGCTAGAGCGTGTTCGTGCGCTGAATATTGAACACTCTGCTTCTGATGTAGATCGAGTGGTGACTATTTCTCTAGGTGTCGCAACAGCGACGCCCGTTGGCGATCTTAAATTCCAAACCTTGATAGAAGCAGCGGATAAGCAACTTTACGAAGCGAAGAGAACTGGGAGGGGGAGGGTATGTTCAGAACGGTGA
- a CDS encoding DUF6124 family protein has product MFKVTPNPPDADGYTETDPVSPSPKPAMAERRPNPIFTIVPTVNSETLLVHACETLASASVMASELAFILEGPKCNLALAIQQMISLAELSVNRVLDQVDPQE; this is encoded by the coding sequence ATGTTCAAAGTAACCCCGAATCCGCCGGATGCGGACGGCTACACCGAAACCGATCCCGTGTCTCCATCCCCCAAGCCAGCCATGGCCGAGCGTCGTCCCAATCCCATCTTCACCATTGTCCCCACCGTAAATAGCGAGACCCTCCTGGTTCACGCCTGCGAAACCCTTGCCTCAGCCAGTGTCATGGCCAGTGAGTTGGCGTTTATCCTTGAAGGTCCGAAATGTAATTTGGCGTTGGCGATTCAGCAGATGATTTCGTTGGCGGAGTTGTCGGTGAATCGGGTGTTGGATCAGGTTGATCCGCAGGAGTAG
- a CDS encoding AbrB family transcriptional regulator: MKTLLCLLIAISVGIALQYAGIPHGLLLGSILATALFASNLRFSPTLPLSLGYVQIVLGIATGLMFKSWDSQTAAAMLPSLGFMLLALAVQSAVAGFWLLRVSGWNRKDSLLAVYPGALAAVFDLLESERASGKVIVVHLVRLLTITVLVSFCIPAQTAALVAESSPLVTGTALSLLSLIALSIVLGRLLLRIGVPAPFMITAIVVTGAYIKMVMLHFAPALLIQARRWRAEV; the protein is encoded by the coding sequence ATGAAAACCCTACTCTGCTTGCTGATCGCCATCAGCGTCGGTATCGCGCTGCAATACGCCGGCATCCCCCATGGCCTGTTGCTGGGCTCGATACTCGCCACCGCATTGTTCGCCAGCAACCTGCGCTTTTCGCCCACGCTGCCCCTCAGCCTTGGCTACGTGCAAATCGTCCTGGGGATCGCCACCGGCCTGATGTTCAAGTCATGGGACAGCCAAACGGCGGCGGCCATGCTGCCCAGCCTGGGGTTCATGCTGCTGGCCCTGGCAGTCCAGAGCGCCGTGGCCGGTTTCTGGCTGCTCAGGGTCTCGGGATGGAACCGCAAGGACAGCCTGCTGGCCGTCTACCCCGGCGCCCTCGCCGCCGTCTTCGACTTGCTCGAGTCCGAACGGGCGTCCGGCAAAGTGATCGTCGTGCACCTGGTCCGCCTGCTGACGATCACCGTGCTGGTCAGTTTTTGCATTCCCGCACAGACCGCCGCGCTGGTCGCCGAGAGCAGTCCGTTGGTCACGGGTACGGCATTGAGCCTGCTGTCGCTGATCGCCTTGAGCATCGTGCTCGGCCGTTTGTTGCTGCGTATCGGCGTTCCCGCACCCTTCATGATCACCGCGATTGTCGTCACTGGCGCCTACATCAAGATGGTCATGCTGCACTTCGCGCCGGCCTTGCTGATTCAGGCGCGGCGCTGGCGGGCAGAGGTGTGA
- the katG gene encoding catalase/peroxidase HPI has translation MANESKCPFNHAAGGGTTNRDWWPNQLNLKILHQHSSLTDPLDEGFNYAEAFKSLDFAALKQDLNALMTDSQEWWPADFGHYGPLFIRMSWHAAGTYRTGDGRGGAGSGQQRFAPLNSWPDNVSLDKARRLLWPIKQKYGNKISWADLIVLTGNVALESMGFKTFGFSGGRKDVWEPDEDVYWGSENKWLGGDTRYGKENEPMQEPGEGPLVAEPGENEESRTEQGRNLENPLAAVQMGLIYVNPEGPEGNPDPLAAAKDIRETFARMAMNDEETVALIAGGHAFGKTHGAGPADNVGAEPEAAGLEQQGLGWKSTFGTGKGGDTITSGLEVTWTTTPTRWSNNYLENLFGFEWELSKSPAGANQWVAKDGAGAGIIPDAHDPSKRRNPTMLTTDLSLRFDPIYEPISRRYLENPDQLADAFARAWFKLIHRDMGPLSRYLGPELPNEELLWQDPIPAVDHPLVNDSDVAALKSKLLASGLTVSQLVATAWAAASTFRGSDKRGGANGGRLRLAPQKFWQANQPEQLANVLAKLEGIQSEFNSGGKKISLADLIVLGGSAGIEQAAKNAGHTVTVPFTPGRMDASQEQTDVESFGFLEPIADGFRNYLKSRYRVPAEALLIDKAQQLTLSAPEMTALLGGLRVLNINAGQTQHGVFTQQPEALTNDFFKNLLDMGVEWKPVSEANEEFEARDRKTGEVKWTGTRVDLVFGSNSQLRALAEFYASSDSKEKFVKDFVAAWTKVMNLDRFDLK, from the coding sequence ATGGCAAACGAATCGAAATGCCCGTTCAACCACGCCGCTGGCGGTGGCACGACGAACCGCGACTGGTGGCCGAACCAACTGAATCTGAAGATCCTGCACCAGCACTCGTCCCTGACCGACCCCCTGGACGAGGGCTTCAACTACGCCGAAGCCTTCAAAAGCCTGGACTTTGCGGCGCTCAAGCAAGACCTGAACGCACTGATGACCGATTCACAAGAATGGTGGCCGGCGGATTTCGGTCACTACGGGCCCCTCTTCATTCGCATGTCCTGGCACGCCGCCGGTACCTATCGCACCGGTGATGGCCGCGGCGGTGCGGGTTCCGGTCAACAGCGCTTCGCACCGCTCAACAGCTGGCCGGACAACGTCAGCCTGGACAAGGCGCGCCGGCTGCTGTGGCCGATCAAGCAAAAATATGGCAACAAGATTTCCTGGGCTGACCTGATCGTCCTGACCGGCAACGTCGCGCTGGAGTCCATGGGCTTCAAGACCTTCGGTTTTTCCGGCGGTCGCAAGGACGTCTGGGAACCGGACGAAGACGTCTACTGGGGTTCGGAAAACAAATGGCTGGGCGGCGACACCCGCTACGGCAAGGAAAACGAGCCGATGCAAGAGCCCGGTGAAGGCCCGCTGGTGGCCGAGCCTGGGGAAAACGAGGAGAGCCGTACCGAGCAAGGGCGCAACCTGGAAAACCCGCTCGCTGCGGTGCAGATGGGTCTGATCTACGTCAACCCGGAAGGCCCCGAGGGCAACCCGGATCCGCTCGCCGCGGCGAAGGACATCCGCGAAACCTTCGCCCGCATGGCCATGAATGATGAAGAAACCGTGGCGCTGATCGCTGGCGGCCACGCCTTTGGTAAAACCCACGGTGCCGGGCCTGCCGACAATGTCGGCGCCGAACCCGAAGCCGCCGGCCTCGAACAACAGGGCCTGGGCTGGAAGAGCACCTTCGGCACCGGCAAAGGCGGCGACACCATCACCAGCGGCCTGGAAGTGACCTGGACCACCACGCCCACCCGCTGGAGCAACAACTACCTGGAGAACCTGTTCGGTTTCGAGTGGGAACTGAGCAAAAGCCCGGCCGGGGCCAACCAGTGGGTCGCGAAAGACGGCGCCGGCGCCGGCATCATTCCCGATGCCCACGACCCGTCGAAACGGCGTAATCCAACCATGCTGACCACCGACCTGTCGCTGCGCTTCGACCCCATCTACGAACCGATCTCGCGGCGCTACCTGGAGAATCCGGATCAACTGGCCGACGCGTTCGCCCGCGCCTGGTTCAAACTGATCCACCGTGACATGGGTCCACTGTCGCGCTACCTCGGCCCGGAACTGCCCAACGAAGAACTGCTGTGGCAAGACCCGATTCCAGCGGTCGACCATCCCCTGGTCAACGACAGCGACGTGGCCGCACTCAAGAGCAAACTCCTGGCGTCGGGCCTGACGGTTTCGCAGCTGGTAGCAACCGCCTGGGCGGCGGCTTCCACCTTCCGCGGCTCCGACAAACGTGGCGGCGCCAATGGTGGCCGCCTGCGTCTGGCCCCGCAGAAATTCTGGCAGGCCAACCAGCCTGAGCAACTGGCGAACGTGCTGGCGAAACTCGAGGGGATCCAGAGCGAGTTCAACAGCGGCGGCAAGAAAATCTCGCTGGCGGACCTGATAGTCCTGGGCGGCAGCGCCGGTATCGAACAGGCGGCGAAAAATGCCGGCCACACTGTCACGGTGCCATTCACACCCGGACGGATGGACGCCTCGCAAGAGCAGACGGACGTGGAATCCTTCGGTTTCCTCGAACCCATTGCCGATGGTTTCCGCAACTACCTCAAGTCCCGCTACCGCGTACCCGCCGAGGCATTGCTGATCGACAAGGCGCAACAGCTGACACTCAGCGCGCCAGAAATGACCGCGCTGCTGGGCGGCCTGCGCGTGTTGAACATCAACGCCGGGCAAACCCAACACGGCGTGTTCACCCAGCAACCGGAGGCGTTGACCAACGACTTCTTCAAGAACCTGCTGGATATGGGCGTGGAATGGAAGCCCGTCTCGGAGGCTAATGAGGAGTTTGAAGCAAGGGATCGTAAAACCGGTGAAGTGAAGTGGACCGGGACCCGTGTCGATCTGGTCTTTGGCTCGAACTCGCAGCTGCGAGCATTGGCCGAATTCTATGCAAGCAGCGATTCGAAGGAGAAGTTCGTCAAAGACTTCGTTGCGGCCTGGACCAAGGTGATGAACCTGGATCGCTTCGATCTCAAGTAA
- a CDS encoding DMT family transporter has protein sequence MTRLATAQTVPPPFPRHLAVLILLCMGCAFAGNHVAARVAFDDGAGVLLAILMRSGATVLVLVALVLWQRQSLRLPAGAWRWQLLLGLLITAQSLCLYSAVARVPVALALLVANVFPILLALLTWALGGPRPTARTASLMGLILLGLVFVLDVPGRLSANSSAGPQWLLGVALAFCAASVFACALWITDHKLSQVRGSVRSLLTIFIVFSSVNLAGLTGALPGGLNLPATTTGWLALATLVVLYGTGFIVLFISVPRLDMPRNAPVMNIEPLATLLMGWIVLDQMLSAGQVMGGVIVVTGIVLLTYRKAVSKVVEKAPA, from the coding sequence ATGACCCGCCTCGCCACCGCACAAACCGTCCCGCCGCCCTTCCCCCGCCACCTCGCCGTGCTCATCCTGCTATGCATGGGCTGCGCCTTCGCCGGCAACCATGTGGCCGCGCGGGTAGCGTTCGACGACGGCGCTGGCGTATTGCTGGCGATCCTGATGCGTTCGGGCGCCACCGTGCTGGTGCTGGTCGCGCTGGTGCTCTGGCAACGCCAGAGTCTGCGCCTGCCTGCGGGCGCCTGGCGCTGGCAGCTGCTGTTGGGCTTGCTGATTACTGCGCAAAGCCTGTGCCTGTACTCCGCCGTGGCGCGGGTGCCGGTGGCGCTGGCGCTGCTGGTGGCCAACGTCTTCCCCATCCTGCTGGCACTGCTGACCTGGGCACTGGGCGGGCCACGACCGACCGCGCGCACCGCCTCGTTGATGGGCCTGATTCTGCTGGGCCTGGTGTTTGTACTCGACGTGCCGGGACGCCTCTCGGCCAACAGCAGCGCCGGCCCGCAATGGCTGCTCGGCGTCGCCCTTGCCTTCTGCGCCGCCAGTGTATTTGCCTGCGCGCTATGGATCACCGATCACAAACTGTCCCAGGTGCGCGGCTCGGTGCGCAGCCTGCTGACCATCTTCATCGTCTTCAGCAGCGTCAACCTCGCCGGCCTGACCGGCGCCCTCCCCGGCGGCCTGAACCTGCCGGCCACCACCACCGGCTGGCTGGCCCTCGCCACGCTGGTGGTGCTCTATGGCACGGGGTTTATCGTGCTGTTCATCTCGGTCCCCCGCCTGGACATGCCGCGCAATGCACCGGTGATGAACATCGAGCCGCTGGCGACCTTGCTGATGGGCTGGATCGTGCTGGATCAGATGCTCAGTGCGGGCCAGGTGATGGGTGGGGTGATCGTGGTCACGGGTATTGTGTTGCTGACGTATCGCAAGGCGGTCAGCAAGGTTGTCGAGAAAGCGCCGGCTTGA